The following proteins are encoded in a genomic region of Pikeienuella piscinae:
- a CDS encoding DMT family transporter, producing the protein MLAALYRTPTVLMTLTAAMWAMNAIFGQLVVGEITPFAVVFLRWVMVASIMWTLYGREARACWPALRGRLGFLALASIAGFTGFNTLFYIASAHTTGINIGILQGAMPVAVLIGAFLAYGDRVGPMQMLGVVLTLVGVVLVASGGDIQRLTALSFNEGDLIMLAATVLYSGYAVALRKRPDMPGTALFTLLALVAAISALPLAAWEAIQPGYPWPTAKGIGLTLMIAIFPSCIAQLFFLRGVDLIGPGRAGVYINLVPIFASILAILILGEVFAPYHGAALALVIGGIWLAQRQRA; encoded by the coding sequence ATGCTCGCCGCGCTTTACCGCACCCCCACCGTTCTGATGACGCTCACCGCGGCGATGTGGGCGATGAACGCGATCTTCGGGCAGCTCGTGGTCGGGGAGATCACCCCCTTCGCGGTGGTGTTTCTGCGCTGGGTGATGGTCGCGTCGATCATGTGGACGCTTTACGGGCGCGAGGCGCGGGCCTGCTGGCCGGCGCTGCGTGGGCGGCTCGGGTTTCTCGCGCTCGCCTCGATCGCCGGGTTCACCGGATTCAATACGCTCTTTTACATCGCCTCCGCCCACACGACCGGCATCAATATCGGCATTCTTCAGGGCGCAATGCCGGTCGCGGTGCTGATCGGCGCCTTTCTCGCCTATGGCGACCGGGTCGGCCCCATGCAGATGCTCGGCGTCGTCCTGACCCTTGTCGGCGTCGTCCTGGTGGCGAGCGGCGGCGACATCCAGCGGCTGACCGCGCTCTCCTTCAACGAAGGCGATCTGATCATGCTCGCGGCCACCGTGCTCTATTCGGGATACGCGGTCGCGCTCCGGAAGCGCCCGGACATGCCGGGAACCGCGCTCTTCACGCTTCTGGCGCTGGTCGCGGCGATCTCCGCCCTGCCGCTGGCGGCCTGGGAAGCGATTCAGCCCGGCTATCCCTGGCCGACGGCGAAGGGGATCGGGCTGACGCTGATGATCGCGATCTTCCCCTCGTGCATCGCGCAGCTCTTCTTCCTTCGCGGGGTGGACCTGATCGGGCCGGGGCGGGCCGGGGTCTATATCAACCTCGTGCCGATCTTCGCCTCGATCCTCGCCATCCTGATCCTCGGCGAGGTGTTCGCACCCTATCATGGCGCGGCGCTGGCGCTGGTGATCGGCGGCATCTGGCTGGCCCAGCGCCAGCGGGCCTGA
- a CDS encoding 2-keto-4-pentenoate hydratase, with translation MTTDRTDAIAREIIRQHEAGEPFRNLEGDLAPRDMAEAYAAQFRLQEIHAETGRGALGGRKIALASKVQQALCGVDHPLAGGIFASEIHDSPATLDLAAYHGLGLEFELAVKLGADITPDDGPLDAAAARGRVASIHPAFEMIIDRGADYSALNGLTMAADNAWCAGIVLGPAIEGWRELDVDELSGALFWNDEPPATARVGDADPFGSLAWVASVLTGAGRALKAGEVIITGSVIRTRAPQAGDHVRYRIGETAEVELRIA, from the coding sequence ATGACGACCGACCGCACCGACGCCATCGCGCGCGAGATCATCCGCCAACATGAAGCGGGAGAGCCGTTTCGCAATCTCGAAGGCGATCTCGCGCCGCGCGACATGGCGGAAGCCTACGCGGCGCAGTTCCGCCTTCAGGAGATCCACGCCGAAACGGGGCGCGGCGCGCTTGGCGGACGGAAGATCGCGCTGGCCTCGAAGGTGCAGCAGGCGCTTTGCGGCGTCGACCACCCGCTCGCCGGCGGGATTTTCGCCTCCGAGATCCACGACAGCCCGGCGACGCTGGATCTCGCCGCCTATCACGGGCTCGGCCTCGAATTCGAACTGGCGGTGAAGCTGGGCGCCGATATCACGCCGGACGACGGGCCGCTCGACGCCGCGGCGGCGCGCGGCAGGGTCGCCTCGATCCACCCGGCCTTCGAGATGATCATCGATCGCGGCGCCGATTACAGCGCGCTGAACGGGCTGACCATGGCGGCCGACAACGCCTGGTGCGCCGGGATCGTGCTCGGCCCCGCGATCGAGGGCTGGCGCGAACTCGATGTCGATGAGCTTTCCGGCGCGCTCTTCTGGAACGACGAGCCGCCGGCGACGGCGCGGGTCGGCGACGCGGACCCGTTCGGCTCCCTCGCCTGGGTTGCTTCGGTGCTGACCGGGGCGGGGCGCGCGCTGAAGGCGGGCGAGGTGATCATCACCGGCTCGGTGATCCGCACCCGCGCGCCGCAAGCCGGCGACCACGTGCGCTACCGGATCGGCGAGACGGCGGAGGTCGAACTCCGGATCGCCTGA
- a CDS encoding tetratricopeptide repeat protein: MAVGDGAESAGLVDAVLSWLSAAWLNQGFTIFGLVVAAIVIATGGRIWRNIAKSRGSQTTATEAVKGSAGRPITVPAPNPNYTGRAEKLDQLADALRSGHAASIIGIEGMGCVGKTGTAQVVAHRLLGEGRFADGAVMIDLQGFSESGAGPLPARDALNALLSQLGETARALPDDPAQAEAALRALWLKATSGKDILVILDNARDGDQARPLLPGEGASVLVTSRNPVDLPGVEQVRIDRLGETDARVLMDVLVPDLGGADVKTWLEVADGLPLLIEVMEYPLRHRAGRSAASVLADYAALDGGGDRLAQVQARLALSVDALGPEEAARWAGLSQFEGGFHAQSAATMWGVERATAEALLEIFHHRSLIIPVDSPFAEDHGARWRLHDHLRAVGRARLAADPDAKPLRDGWLRAALEMMGIAGDQYDSHGDGIAAGLALLDQELATIRAAAEVAGASAAVDDAAADVAMRLPNFGGLDLRLALSERIRWLEAGLPGARRRGEKTAEAALLGNLGHRLRLSGDLERAEETLLKSLTLNEEMGLKQGISASYGNLGLLYHTRGELGRSEEMYLKGLAIDIEMGRKEGIAVKYGNLGILHCARGELDRAGEMLLKALKLDEEMGRKEGMAENSLNIAALRFDQYRPAEALQLAERARALFSEMGAKQGIERVDMLIATINARL, from the coding sequence ATGGCGGTTGGCGACGGAGCGGAGAGCGCGGGCTTGGTCGACGCCGTGCTTTCGTGGCTTTCGGCGGCCTGGCTGAATCAGGGCTTCACGATCTTCGGCCTTGTGGTGGCTGCTATCGTCATTGCGACTGGCGGGCGGATCTGGCGAAACATCGCCAAGTCTCGAGGAAGCCAGACCACTGCGACCGAAGCCGTGAAGGGAAGCGCAGGGCGCCCGATCACCGTTCCCGCGCCGAACCCGAACTATACCGGGCGCGCGGAAAAGCTGGACCAACTCGCCGACGCGCTGCGCTCCGGTCACGCCGCCTCGATCATCGGGATCGAGGGGATGGGCTGTGTCGGCAAGACCGGAACGGCGCAGGTCGTCGCGCACCGGCTGCTCGGCGAAGGCAGGTTCGCGGACGGCGCGGTGATGATCGATCTGCAAGGGTTTTCGGAGAGCGGCGCCGGTCCGCTCCCCGCCCGCGACGCGTTGAACGCGCTGCTCTCGCAGCTTGGCGAAACGGCGCGGGCGCTCCCCGATGACCCGGCGCAGGCGGAGGCGGCGCTGCGGGCGCTCTGGCTGAAGGCGACCTCCGGCAAAGATATCCTCGTCATTCTCGACAACGCGCGGGACGGGGATCAGGCGCGGCCGCTTCTGCCCGGCGAGGGCGCGAGCGTCCTCGTCACCAGCCGCAACCCGGTCGATCTGCCGGGCGTAGAGCAGGTGCGGATCGACCGGCTCGGCGAAACCGACGCGCGGGTGCTGATGGACGTGCTCGTCCCCGATCTCGGCGGGGCGGATGTGAAGACCTGGCTTGAAGTGGCGGACGGCTTGCCGCTGCTGATCGAGGTGATGGAATATCCGCTCCGCCACCGCGCCGGCCGCAGCGCGGCTTCGGTGCTGGCCGATTACGCCGCGCTCGACGGCGGCGGCGACAGGCTGGCGCAGGTGCAGGCCCGGCTCGCGCTCTCCGTCGATGCGCTGGGGCCGGAGGAGGCCGCGCGCTGGGCCGGGCTGTCGCAGTTCGAGGGCGGGTTTCACGCGCAATCGGCGGCGACGATGTGGGGCGTGGAGCGTGCGACGGCGGAAGCGTTGCTCGAAATCTTCCACCATCGCAGCCTGATCATCCCGGTCGATTCACCCTTCGCGGAGGATCACGGCGCCCGCTGGCGGCTCCACGACCATCTCCGCGCTGTCGGCCGCGCCCGGCTCGCCGCCGACCCGGACGCGAAACCGCTCCGCGACGGCTGGCTCCGCGCCGCGCTGGAGATGATGGGGATCGCGGGCGACCAGTATGACAGCCACGGCGACGGGATCGCCGCCGGGCTCGCCTTGCTCGATCAGGAACTGGCGACGATCCGCGCGGCGGCGGAAGTTGCGGGCGCGTCCGCTGCGGTGGATGATGCCGCGGCTGATGTGGCGATGCGGCTGCCGAACTTCGGCGGGCTGGACTTGAGGCTCGCCCTTTCTGAGCGCATTCGCTGGCTTGAGGCCGGCCTTCCGGGCGCCCGGCGCCGTGGCGAGAAAACCGCAGAGGCTGCCCTTCTTGGCAATCTCGGCCATCGACTGCGGCTGAGCGGCGATCTCGAACGGGCGGAGGAAACGCTGCTGAAGTCGCTAACGCTCAACGAGGAAATGGGGCTGAAGCAAGGGATATCGGCCAGCTACGGCAATCTTGGCCTCCTTTACCACACCCGGGGCGAACTCGGCCGATCAGAGGAGATGTATCTGAAGGGGCTGGCGATCGACATCGAGATGGGGCGGAAGGAGGGGATTGCGGTCAAATACGGCAATCTCGGCATCCTTCACTGCGCCCGAGGCGAACTTGATCGGGCGGGGGAGATGCTTCTGAAGGCGCTGAAACTCGACGAGGAGATGGGGCGGAAGGAGGGTATGGCCGAAAATTCCCTCAACATAGCGGCGCTCCGCTTCGACCAATATCGCCCCGCGGAGGCGCTGCAACTGGCGGAGCGCGCGCGGGCGCTCTTTAGTGAAATGGGCGCGAAACAGGGGATCGAGCGAGTGGACATGCTGATCGCCACAATCAACGCGCGGCTCTGA
- a CDS encoding branched-chain amino acid ABC transporter permease, whose amino-acid sequence MSPTWRGPILFAVMAAVLTGVGMTQSWSVALGIVNLCLISSIMALGVNIQWGYAGLFNVGTVGFAAVGGVAAVLVSAQPVREAWATGGAGLFLAFLAVAATVVAILLIRARIGRGRKRNLAVAAAALIGYFLARLAFDPAVDRIEAIDPALSGYLGGLGLPIVLAWPIGGLMAAGVAWLIGKVALGLRSDYLAIATLGISEIIVFIAKNEDWLTRGVKNVTGLPRPVPYEIDLQQADWFVARAASFGLDPMEASSIFVKLAYAGLFAVVLLALLWLSERALNSPWGRMMRAIRDNEEAAEAMGKDVTRRRLHAFVIGSAVCGIGGAMLTTLDGQFTPGTYNPLRFTFLIWVMVIVGGSGNNWGSVLGGFLIWFVWVEAEPVGRWLMDVLTSGMGEDNALRTHLLDSAAYMRMVLMGLILLLALRFSPKGLLPEKMRIGHRA is encoded by the coding sequence ATGAGCCCCACCTGGCGCGGCCCGATCCTCTTCGCCGTCATGGCGGCGGTGCTGACCGGCGTCGGCATGACGCAGAGCTGGTCGGTCGCACTCGGCATCGTCAATCTCTGTCTGATCTCCTCGATCATGGCGCTCGGGGTGAACATCCAGTGGGGCTACGCAGGTCTCTTCAATGTCGGCACAGTGGGCTTCGCCGCGGTCGGCGGGGTCGCGGCGGTGCTGGTCTCCGCGCAGCCTGTCCGCGAAGCCTGGGCGACCGGCGGGGCGGGACTTTTCCTCGCATTTCTGGCGGTCGCGGCGACGGTCGTCGCGATCCTCCTGATCCGGGCGCGCATCGGGCGGGGCCGGAAGCGCAATCTGGCGGTCGCCGCGGCGGCGCTGATCGGCTATTTCCTCGCCCGGCTGGCCTTCGACCCTGCGGTCGACCGGATCGAGGCGATCGACCCCGCGCTTTCCGGCTATCTCGGCGGGCTCGGCCTGCCAATCGTCCTCGCCTGGCCGATCGGCGGGCTGATGGCGGCCGGGGTCGCCTGGCTGATCGGCAAGGTCGCGCTTGGCCTGCGTTCGGACTATCTCGCCATCGCCACGCTCGGCATTTCCGAGATCATCGTCTTCATCGCCAAGAACGAGGACTGGCTGACGCGCGGTGTGAAGAACGTCACCGGCCTGCCGCGCCCGGTCCCCTACGAGATCGACCTGCAGCAGGCGGACTGGTTCGTCGCCCGCGCGGCGTCCTTCGGCCTCGACCCGATGGAGGCCTCGTCGATTTTCGTCAAACTGGCCTATGCCGGGCTTTTCGCGGTGGTCCTGCTCGCGCTGCTCTGGCTGTCGGAACGGGCGTTGAACTCGCCGTGGGGCCGGATGATGCGGGCGATCCGCGACAACGAGGAAGCGGCGGAGGCGATGGGGAAGGACGTGACCCGCCGGCGCCTGCACGCCTTCGTCATCGGCTCCGCGGTCTGCGGGATCGGCGGCGCGATGCTCACCACGCTCGACGGGCAGTTCACGCCGGGCACCTATAATCCCCTGCGCTTCACCTTCCTGATCTGGGTGATGGTGATCGTCGGCGGCTCCGGCAACAACTGGGGCTCGGTCCTCGGCGGGTTCCTGATCTGGTTCGTCTGGGTGGAGGCGGAGCCGGTCGGGCGCTGGCTGATGGATGTTCTGACCTCGGGCATGGGCGAGGACAACGCCCTCCGGACCCACCTGCTCGACAGCGCCGCCTATATGCGCATGGTGCTGATGGGCCTGATCCTGCTGCTGGCGCTGCGCTTCAGCCCGAAGGGGCTGCTGCCGGAGAAGATGCGGATCGGGCACCGGGCGTGA
- a CDS encoding DMT family transporter yields MRAIPATRDENLRGAALMMAAMVAFILNDTLLKTLSGEVPVLQAVFVRGLFAVVLIGGLAAYRGETRLRALPPRDRWRGILRALAEVGATICFLTALFAMPIANVTAIMLASPMVLTMIGATLLGESVGWRRWSAIFAGFAGVLLIVKPGTEAFNYASLWAVGAIFFVCIRDLATRRLSPSTPSVLISLITAVAITILGGLAVLIEGWAPMQAAHVGRLALAALFVFAGYTLSVMTMRVGDMGFVTPFRYTMLIWALLLGWAVFGDTPGPLTLAGAGLVVCAGVYSFLRAGRAVG; encoded by the coding sequence ATGCGAGCCATTCCCGCGACGCGAGACGAGAATTTGCGCGGCGCCGCCCTGATGATGGCGGCGATGGTCGCTTTCATTCTCAACGACACCTTGCTCAAGACGCTCTCGGGCGAGGTGCCGGTCCTGCAGGCGGTGTTCGTTCGCGGCCTCTTCGCCGTCGTGCTGATCGGCGGGCTCGCGGCGTACCGGGGCGAGACCCGCCTCCGGGCGCTGCCGCCCCGTGACCGCTGGCGCGGGATTCTGCGCGCCCTGGCGGAGGTCGGCGCGACGATCTGCTTTCTCACCGCGCTTTTCGCCATGCCGATCGCCAACGTGACCGCGATAATGCTCGCCTCGCCGATGGTGCTGACGATGATCGGGGCGACGCTACTGGGCGAGTCCGTGGGCTGGCGGCGATGGTCGGCGATTTTCGCCGGGTTCGCCGGCGTCCTGCTCATCGTGAAACCGGGGACTGAGGCTTTCAACTACGCCTCGCTCTGGGCGGTCGGCGCGATCTTCTTCGTCTGCATCCGCGATCTCGCGACGCGGCGGCTGTCGCCCTCGACGCCGTCGGTGCTCATCTCGCTGATCACGGCGGTCGCGATCACCATTCTCGGCGGTCTTGCGGTGCTGATCGAGGGCTGGGCGCCGATGCAGGCCGCCCATGTCGGCCGGCTGGCGCTCGCGGCGCTGTTCGTTTTCGCCGGCTATACCTTGAGCGTGATGACGATGCGCGTCGGCGACATGGGCTTCGTCACGCCGTTTCGCTACACGATGCTGATCTGGGCGCTGCTCCTCGGCTGGGCGGTCTTCGGCGATACGCCGGGGCCGCTGACGCTGGCCGGCGCCGGGCTTGTCGTATGCGCGGGGGTCTATTCCTTTCTCCGCGCCGGGCGCGCCGTCGGCTGA
- the mscL gene encoding large conductance mechanosensitive channel protein MscL, protein MLKEFQEFAMKGNVLDMAVGIIIGAAFTTIVKSLVDGILMPIVGYFTGGVDFTEIFTVLGEGEYASLAAAEEAGAAVIKWGVFINAVIAFLIVAWILFILIRSMNRARDQLLSKEEPAPEAAPAGPTQEELLLDIRDLLAKKV, encoded by the coding sequence ATGCTCAAGGAATTTCAAGAATTCGCCATGAAGGGCAACGTGCTCGACATGGCGGTCGGCATCATCATCGGCGCCGCCTTCACCACCATCGTCAAGTCGCTGGTCGATGGCATCCTCATGCCCATCGTCGGCTATTTCACGGGCGGGGTGGATTTCACCGAGATTTTCACCGTGCTCGGCGAGGGTGAATACGCCTCGCTCGCGGCGGCGGAGGAAGCCGGCGCGGCGGTGATCAAATGGGGCGTGTTCATCAACGCCGTGATCGCCTTCCTGATCGTCGCGTGGATTCTCTTCATCCTGATCCGGTCGATGAACCGGGCCCGCGACCAGCTTCTCAGCAAGGAAGAACCGGCGCCGGAGGCCGCGCCGGCGGGGCCGACGCAGGAAGAGCTCCTGCTCGATATTCGCGATCTTCTCGCGAAAAAGGTCTAA
- a CDS encoding M20 family metallopeptidase, with protein MSTPDLAAMTRDLAAMVRIPSVNPYDAAPGPGRREAEIAAWLLTAMADIGLETGREEVAPGRPNVWGRLRGAGGGPTLMLAGHTDTVGVENCDDAPFEARVEDGRLHGRGAVDMKGPLAAMLETARLAKGEALAGDLLLMFVVDEEHLMTGSLFAGGRRSAAPKADSCVVCEPTRLAAAPAHKGQSAFPITIEGVGAHSSRPELGENALVSAATLIRAIADYDAALLARPPHPLLGHGRATPVLMTGGESHSAVPAQAVLTVDRRTLPAEDAATLRAEIEAVIAGAGVKARVGAPAPEVAGLDTPEEAAILRAALAAAARVGAPAAPVAFPGGTDAPNFGCPAVICGPGDLAQAHAADEYIELAQLSAAARLYLEIARIMLKGR; from the coding sequence ATGAGCACACCCGACCTCGCCGCCATGACCCGCGACCTCGCCGCGATGGTCCGCATCCCTTCGGTCAACCCCTATGACGCCGCGCCGGGGCCGGGGCGGCGCGAGGCGGAGATCGCCGCCTGGCTGCTCACGGCGATGGCCGATATCGGGCTGGAGACCGGACGAGAGGAGGTCGCGCCGGGGCGCCCGAACGTCTGGGGCCGGCTGCGCGGCGCCGGCGGCGGGCCGACGCTGATGCTCGCCGGGCATACCGACACGGTCGGGGTCGAGAACTGTGACGACGCGCCGTTCGAGGCGCGGGTCGAAGACGGGCGCCTTCACGGCCGCGGCGCGGTCGACATGAAGGGGCCGCTCGCGGCGATGCTGGAGACGGCGCGCCTGGCGAAGGGCGAGGCCCTCGCCGGGGATCTGCTGCTGATGTTCGTCGTTGACGAGGAACATCTCATGACCGGTTCGCTCTTCGCCGGCGGCCGGCGAAGCGCGGCTCCGAAGGCCGATTCCTGCGTCGTCTGCGAGCCGACGCGCCTCGCCGCCGCGCCGGCGCACAAGGGCCAGTCGGCCTTTCCGATCACCATAGAAGGTGTCGGCGCCCATTCCTCGCGCCCCGAACTCGGTGAAAACGCGCTCGTTTCCGCGGCGACTCTGATCCGCGCCATCGCCGACTATGACGCCGCGCTTCTCGCCCGCCCGCCGCATCCGCTCCTCGGTCATGGCCGTGCGACGCCGGTGCTGATGACCGGCGGGGAAAGCCATTCGGCGGTGCCGGCGCAGGCCGTGCTTACGGTGGACCGGCGCACCCTGCCGGCGGAGGACGCGGCGACGCTGCGGGCGGAGATCGAAGCCGTCATCGCCGGCGCCGGCGTGAAGGCGCGCGTCGGCGCCCCGGCCCCGGAGGTCGCAGGCCTCGACACGCCGGAGGAGGCGGCGATCCTCCGCGCCGCGCTGGCCGCGGCCGCGCGCGTCGGCGCGCCGGCCGCGCCGGTCGCCTTTCCGGGCGGGACGGACGCGCCGAATTTCGGCTGTCCGGCGGTGATCTGCGGGCCGGGCGATCTGGCGCAGGCGCACGCCGCAGACGAATATATCGAACTTGCTCAGTTGAGCGCCGCCGCGCGGCTCTATCTGGAGATCGCGCGCATCATGTTGAAGGGGAGATGA
- the pheT gene encoding phenylalanine--tRNA ligase subunit beta, translated as MKFTLNWLRDHLETEAPLDEILETLTDLGLEVEGVEDPAAALGAFTIARVIEAGRHPDADRLKLCRVETWPNGPDAPSEEVQVVCGAPNARTGLVGVFAAPGTHIPGTGVDLKPGVIRGVASNGMLCSERELMISDEHDGIIELPETAPLGARYIDYAGLDDPVIEIAVTPNRPDALGVAGIARDLGARGLGAVKTPAIEPVAGAFPCPIDVTIDADALQAAPLFCGRLIRNVANGPSPKWLQTRLRAIGLRPISALVDITNFLTYDRNRPLHVFDADKVKGALRVHWAETGSTITALDDKDYALEPTMLAISDANGPESIAGIMGGAATGCTAETVNVFVESAHWDPVTIAAAGRRLKIVSDARYRFERGADPEFARPGLELATRMILDLCGGEASEVVTAGAAPDSARSYRLDPARTMSLVGLEIAAEEQVRILGALGFEAKKTAEGYDVSVPSWRPDVKGEADLVEEIARVASLTKLEARPMRPAKPGVQGAVLKPMQKRTALARRRLAAAGLNECVTYSFVSGKEAALFGGGDPLLKLENPISSELSDMRPSPLPGLLAAAARNQARNIGDFGLFEVGAEYFGPEPGEQRDVAAAIRVGATAPRHWSGVRRPVDLHDARADAEAVLSAIGAPVARLTAVREEAPNWLHPGRAAALKLGPKNTLAVFGELHPSVLAALDVKGPVVAMAVYLENAPFPKAKGGARPALALSAYQAVERDFAFVVDARTEAETILRAARAADKALIEEASVFDVFDGPKAEAQMGEGRKSVAISVRLQPTKGTLTDEEIEAVAARVVAGVEKATGGALRS; from the coding sequence ATGAAATTCACGCTGAACTGGCTCAGGGACCATCTGGAGACGGAGGCCCCGCTCGATGAAATCCTGGAGACCCTCACCGATCTCGGGCTGGAGGTCGAAGGGGTTGAGGACCCGGCGGCGGCGCTTGGCGCCTTCACCATCGCCCGGGTGATCGAGGCCGGCCGGCACCCCGACGCCGACCGGCTCAAGCTCTGTCGGGTCGAGACCTGGCCGAACGGGCCGGACGCGCCGTCCGAGGAGGTTCAGGTCGTCTGCGGCGCGCCCAACGCGCGGACCGGGCTGGTCGGCGTTTTCGCCGCGCCGGGAACGCATATTCCCGGCACCGGGGTCGACCTGAAACCGGGCGTCATCCGCGGCGTCGCGTCGAACGGCATGCTTTGCTCCGAGCGCGAGCTGATGATCTCCGACGAGCATGACGGGATCATCGAATTGCCGGAAACGGCGCCGCTCGGCGCCCGCTATATCGATTACGCCGGTCTCGACGATCCGGTGATCGAAATCGCGGTGACTCCGAACCGGCCGGACGCGCTCGGCGTCGCGGGGATCGCCCGCGACCTCGGCGCACGCGGGCTTGGGGCCGTGAAGACGCCGGCCATAGAGCCGGTCGCCGGCGCCTTCCCCTGCCCCATCGACGTGACCATCGACGCCGACGCGCTACAGGCGGCGCCGCTTTTCTGCGGCCGGCTGATCCGCAACGTCGCGAACGGCCCGTCGCCGAAATGGCTTCAGACGCGGCTTCGCGCCATCGGCCTTCGGCCCATATCGGCGCTGGTCGATATCACCAATTTCCTGACCTATGACCGCAACCGCCCGCTCCATGTCTTCGACGCCGACAAGGTGAAGGGCGCGCTGCGCGTCCATTGGGCCGAGACCGGATCGACGATCACCGCGCTCGACGACAAGGACTACGCGCTGGAGCCGACGATGCTGGCGATCTCGGACGCGAACGGGCCGGAAAGCATCGCCGGGATCATGGGCGGCGCGGCGACCGGCTGCACGGCGGAGACGGTGAACGTCTTCGTCGAAAGCGCGCACTGGGACCCGGTGACGATCGCGGCGGCGGGAAGGCGGCTGAAGATCGTCTCCGACGCCCGTTACCGGTTCGAGCGCGGCGCAGACCCCGAATTCGCCCGCCCGGGGCTGGAGCTGGCGACGCGGATGATCCTCGATCTTTGCGGCGGTGAAGCCTCTGAGGTGGTCACGGCCGGCGCGGCCCCCGACTCCGCGCGCAGCTACCGGCTCGACCCGGCCCGCACCATGAGCCTCGTCGGGCTTGAGATCGCGGCGGAGGAGCAGGTCCGCATCCTTGGCGCGCTCGGCTTCGAGGCGAAGAAGACGGCGGAGGGCTACGACGTCTCCGTCCCCTCCTGGCGGCCCGACGTGAAGGGAGAGGCGGATCTCGTGGAGGAGATCGCCCGCGTCGCCTCCCTCACGAAGCTGGAGGCGCGGCCGATGCGCCCCGCGAAGCCGGGCGTGCAGGGCGCGGTGCTGAAACCGATGCAGAAACGCACCGCGCTGGCGCGCCGGCGGCTGGCGGCGGCCGGACTCAACGAATGCGTCACCTATTCCTTCGTTTCGGGAAAGGAGGCCGCGCTCTTCGGCGGCGGCGACCCGCTCCTGAAGCTGGAGAACCCGATCTCCTCCGAGCTTTCCGACATGCGGCCCTCGCCGCTGCCCGGCCTGCTGGCGGCGGCGGCGCGCAACCAGGCGCGAAACATCGGCGATTTCGGGCTTTTCGAGGTCGGCGCGGAGTATTTCGGCCCCGAGCCGGGCGAGCAGCGCGATGTCGCCGCGGCGATCAGGGTCGGCGCGACCGCGCCGCGGCACTGGTCCGGCGTCCGCCGTCCGGTCGATCTCCATGACGCGCGCGCCGACGCCGAGGCGGTGCTCAGCGCCATCGGCGCCCCCGTCGCCCGGCTGACCGCCGTGCGAGAGGAGGCGCCGAACTGGCTCCATCCTGGCCGCGCTGCGGCGCTGAAGCTCGGCCCGAAGAACACCCTCGCGGTCTTCGGCGAGCTGCACCCGAGCGTGCTGGCCGCGCTCGACGTGAAGGGTCCGGTCGTCGCCATGGCGGTCTATCTGGAGAATGCGCCCTTCCCGAAAGCGAAGGGCGGCGCCCGTCCCGCGCTCGCGCTCTCCGCGTACCAGGCGGTGGAGCGGGACTTCGCCTTCGTCGTCGATGCGCGCACCGAGGCGGAGACGATTCTGCGCGCGGCGCGCGCCGCGGACAAGGCGCTGATAGAGGAGGCGTCGGTCTTCGACGTCTTCGACGGCCCGAAAGCAGAGGCGCAGATGGGCGAAGGGCGGAAGTCCGTCGCCATCTCCGTCCGGCTTCAACCGACCAAAGGCACTTTGACGGACGAGGAGATCGAAGCGGTGGCGGCGCGCGTCGTCGCCGGCGTCGAAAAGGCGACCGGCGGCGCGCTCCGTTCCTGA